The Metabacillus schmidteae genome has a segment encoding these proteins:
- the ytvI gene encoding sporulation integral membrane protein YtvI, producing MNLQYVNGVLRALLILAIIFLGISISYYLATLTYPFIIAILISMLINPIVNGIERVFRIPRGFAVIISIMLLICMIAGILILLVAEIVAGTTYLAKVIPGHLDLFALYIETFFLTKIMPFYNQLTYFFNTLEINQQQSIIANIQNIGEQVASSVGNFIKSFLENIPVIISWLPNTATVIIFSLLATFFISKDWYKFKSAVAVFIPKKAKSSGRTIFEELKKALIGFIRAQATLISITTAIVLIGLLVLRVDYAITIALLIGLVDILPYLGTGLIFVPWIVYLSFSDGVPLAIGLGILYLIVLVQRQIMEPKVLSSSIGLDPLATLVALFIGYKIIGFLGLIVGPVALVVLKTLKSAGVYGDLWKFIVGNNTK from the coding sequence GTGAATTTGCAATACGTAAATGGCGTTTTAAGGGCTTTGTTAATTCTGGCCATCATCTTTCTAGGTATATCCATTAGTTATTATCTCGCAACATTAACTTATCCATTTATTATTGCGATTTTAATTAGTATGCTTATTAATCCTATTGTAAATGGTATAGAACGAGTTTTTAGAATCCCAAGAGGATTTGCGGTTATCATCTCTATAATGCTCTTAATTTGTATGATTGCAGGTATTCTTATTCTTTTAGTTGCTGAAATTGTTGCAGGTACGACTTATTTAGCCAAAGTCATTCCAGGTCACTTAGATTTATTTGCTCTTTACATTGAAACATTCTTCCTTACAAAAATTATGCCCTTCTATAATCAATTAACTTATTTCTTTAATACTCTTGAAATAAATCAGCAACAATCTATTATTGCAAATATCCAGAATATTGGCGAGCAAGTTGCATCAAGTGTAGGAAACTTCATTAAAAGCTTTTTAGAAAACATCCCTGTTATCATTAGTTGGCTTCCTAACACTGCTACTGTTATCATTTTTTCATTATTAGCCACATTTTTCATCAGTAAAGATTGGTATAAATTTAAGTCTGCCGTTGCTGTTTTTATCCCTAAAAAAGCAAAATCAAGTGGAAGAACTATTTTTGAGGAATTAAAAAAAGCATTAATAGGTTTTATTCGCGCACAGGCAACTTTAATTTCTATTACAACAGCCATTGTCTTAATTGGTTTATTAGTCTTACGAGTTGACTATGCCATAACTATTGCCCTTTTAATTGGATTAGTTGATATTCTCCCGTATCTAGGTACCGGGTTAATCTTCGTCCCGTGGATTGTATACCTTTCTTTTAGTGATGGTGTACCTCTAGCAATTGGACTTGGCATTCTCTATTTAATCGTCTTGGTACAGCGGCAAATCATGGAACCGAAAGTCCTTTCTTCAAGTATAGGTTTAGATCCTCTTGCTACACTTGTTGCTCTTTTTATCGGCTATAAAATTATAGGGTTTTTAGGGTTGATAGTTGGACCTGTTGCACTGGTCGTTTTAAAAACATTGAAGAGTGCTGGAGTGTATGGAGATTTGTGGAAGTTTATTGTGGGCAACAACACAAAATAA
- the icd gene encoding NADP-dependent isocitrate dehydrogenase, with amino-acid sequence MTQGEKISVTNGVLNVPNNPVIPFIEGDGIGPDIWASASRVLEAAVEKAYNGEKQIVWKEVLAGEKAFNQTGEWLPAETLDVIREYLIAIKGPLTTPIGGGIRSLNVALRQELDLFTCLRPVRYFQGVPSPVKRPEDTDMVIFRENTEDIYAGIEYAKGSEEVEKLINFLKNEMGVNKIRFPETSGIGIKPVSQEGTSRLVRAAINYAIEHGRKSVTLVHKGNIMKFTEGAFKNWGYELAEKEFGDKVFTWAEYDRIVENEGKDAANKAQADAEAAGKIIIKDSIADIFLQQILTRPREFDVVATMNLNGDYISDALAAQVGGIGIAPGANINYETGHAIFEATHGTAPKYAGLDKVNPSSVLLSGVLMLEHLGWTEAAQLVMTSVEKTIASKVVTYDFARLMEGATEVKCSEFGDELIKNMG; translated from the coding sequence TTGACACAAGGTGAAAAAATTTCTGTAACAAATGGTGTTTTAAACGTACCAAATAATCCTGTTATTCCATTTATCGAAGGTGATGGAATTGGACCAGATATCTGGGCTTCTGCATCACGCGTATTAGAAGCAGCTGTTGAAAAAGCATACAATGGAGAAAAACAAATTGTTTGGAAAGAAGTTTTAGCAGGAGAAAAAGCATTCAACCAAACAGGTGAATGGTTACCAGCTGAAACATTAGATGTTATCCGCGAGTACCTAATTGCGATTAAAGGGCCGTTAACAACACCAATTGGTGGAGGAATTCGTTCTTTAAACGTTGCTCTTCGTCAAGAACTGGATTTATTCACTTGCTTACGTCCTGTACGTTATTTCCAAGGTGTACCATCACCTGTTAAACGTCCGGAAGATACAGATATGGTCATCTTCCGTGAAAACACAGAAGATATCTATGCTGGTATTGAATATGCTAAAGGTTCTGAAGAAGTAGAAAAGCTAATTAACTTCTTAAAAAATGAAATGGGTGTAAACAAAATTCGTTTCCCTGAAACTTCCGGAATCGGTATTAAGCCTGTTTCACAAGAAGGAACTAGCCGATTAGTAAGAGCAGCAATCAACTACGCAATCGAGCATGGCCGCAAATCTGTAACACTAGTTCACAAAGGTAACATTATGAAATTCACTGAAGGTGCATTTAAAAACTGGGGTTACGAGCTTGCTGAAAAAGAATTCGGTGATAAAGTATTCACTTGGGCTGAATATGACCGCATTGTAGAAAATGAAGGTAAAGATGCTGCAAATAAAGCACAAGCTGATGCAGAAGCTGCAGGGAAAATTATTATTAAAGATTCAATTGCAGATATCTTCTTACAACAAATCTTAACACGTCCGCGTGAATTTGATGTTGTTGCAACAATGAACCTAAACGGTGACTATATTTCTGACGCTCTTGCTGCACAAGTTGGTGGAATCGGTATTGCACCAGGTGCAAACATTAACTATGAAACAGGTCACGCGATCTTTGAAGCTACTCATGGTACAGCTCCAAAATATGCTGGTCTTGATAAAGTTAACCCATCTTCTGTACTTCTTTCAGGGGTACTTATGCTTGAGCATTTAGGATGGACAGAAGCAGCACAGTTAGTTATGACTTCTGTTGAAAAGACAATTGCTTCAAAAGTTGTAACATATGACTTTGCACGTTTAATGGAAGGTGCAACTGAAGTAAAATGTTCTGAGTTTGGTGATGAATTAATTAAGAATATGGGCTAA
- a CDS encoding FxsA family protein → MRLLMLLIIVIPALEIGLFILSGKTIGTVSTILIIILTGVIGAWLAKKQGLEAMRNAQQQMQYGQIPGNAIIDGLCILIGGLLLLTPGFITDTVGFLLLIPLTRNKIKPLLQAVIRKMIDKNQFTIIR, encoded by the coding sequence GTGCGCTTACTGATGCTGCTAATCATCGTTATTCCGGCTTTGGAAATTGGATTATTCATCCTTTCTGGTAAGACAATTGGGACAGTTTCAACTATTTTAATTATTATTTTGACAGGAGTAATTGGTGCTTGGCTTGCAAAAAAACAAGGATTAGAGGCAATGCGTAATGCTCAGCAGCAAATGCAATACGGCCAAATTCCGGGAAATGCAATAATAGATGGGTTATGTATCTTAATTGGAGGCCTATTGCTACTAACTCCAGGATTTATTACCGATACGGTTGGTTTTTTACTATTGATTCCTTTAACAAGGAACAAAATAAAACCTCTGCTTCAAGCGGTGATTAGAAAAATGATCGACAAAAATCAATTTACGATTATAAGATGA
- a CDS encoding DUF441 domain-containing protein, with product MFSQSTLFLIILLAIGFIAKNQSLLFAVGCLLLIKILGLESKLLPTIGSKGINWGVTIITIAVLVPIATGEIGFKQLLDALKSSYAWIALGAGIAVALIAKNGLTLLAEDPHITTALVFGTILAVTLFNGVAVGPLIGAGIAYIAMQIVKLFS from the coding sequence GTGTTTAGTCAATCAACTTTATTTTTAATTATCCTCTTGGCTATTGGATTTATAGCTAAAAATCAATCATTATTGTTTGCGGTAGGATGCTTACTTCTAATAAAAATACTAGGATTAGAATCTAAGTTATTACCTACGATAGGCTCTAAGGGAATTAATTGGGGAGTAACGATTATCACAATCGCTGTTTTAGTTCCAATTGCAACAGGAGAAATTGGGTTTAAGCAATTACTTGATGCTTTAAAATCATCATATGCTTGGATAGCTTTAGGCGCAGGGATAGCTGTTGCCCTAATTGCTAAAAATGGTCTTACCTTACTTGCGGAGGATCCACATATCACAACAGCTTTAGTTTTTGGTACAATTCTCGCGGTTACGCTTTTTAACGGTGTTGCAGTAGGACCTTTAATCGGTGCAGGAATCGCTTATATCGCGATGCAAATTGTGAAGCTTTTTAGTTAA
- the citZ gene encoding citrate synthase has translation MTATKGLEGIVATTSSVSSIIDDTLTYVGYNIDDLAENASFEEVVYLLWHRKLPNSEQLAEIKKQLAENAKIPQQVIENFKSYPIDKVHPMAALRTAVSLLGLFDEEADVMDPEANYRKAIRLQAQLPIVVTTFARIRKGLDPIEPRTDLSMAANFLYTLSGKEPDQIAIEAFNKALVLHADHELNASTFTARVCVATLSDVYSGVTAAIGALKGPLHGGANEAVMKMLSEIGEVENVESYINEKLANKEKIMGFGHRVYRQGDPRAKHLKKMSEKLTKLTGEPKWYEMSTKVEELVTSKKPLPPNVDFYSASVYHSLGIDHDLFTPIFAVSRVSGWLAHILEQYENNRLIRPRAEYVGPDKQAYIPMDQRG, from the coding sequence ATGACAGCAACAAAAGGTCTTGAAGGAATCGTTGCAACTACTTCATCAGTCAGCTCAATCATCGATGATACTTTAACGTATGTGGGCTACAATATTGATGATTTAGCTGAGAATGCTAGCTTTGAAGAAGTGGTTTATTTATTATGGCACAGAAAACTTCCAAATTCAGAACAACTAGCAGAAATTAAAAAACAACTTGCTGAAAATGCAAAAATTCCACAGCAAGTGATTGAAAACTTCAAATCATATCCTATCGATAAAGTTCACCCAATGGCTGCTCTTCGTACTGCTGTTTCTTTACTTGGTTTATTTGATGAGGAAGCTGATGTGATGGATCCAGAAGCAAACTACAGAAAAGCAATTCGCCTGCAGGCACAGTTGCCTATCGTTGTGACGACTTTTGCAAGAATCCGCAAAGGCTTAGATCCGATCGAACCTAGAACAGATCTTTCTATGGCTGCTAACTTCTTATATACACTTTCTGGGAAAGAACCAGATCAAATCGCAATTGAAGCTTTTAACAAAGCTTTAGTATTACATGCGGATCACGAGCTCAATGCATCTACATTTACAGCTCGAGTATGTGTTGCGACTTTATCAGATGTATATTCTGGAGTAACAGCCGCAATCGGAGCATTAAAAGGTCCTCTTCATGGAGGTGCGAATGAAGCAGTAATGAAAATGCTCTCTGAAATAGGAGAAGTAGAAAATGTTGAGAGCTATATCAATGAGAAATTAGCTAATAAAGAAAAAATTATGGGCTTTGGTCACCGCGTTTATCGTCAGGGAGATCCAAGAGCGAAGCACTTGAAGAAAATGTCTGAAAAATTAACAAAACTAACTGGTGAGCCAAAATGGTATGAAATGTCAACTAAAGTAGAAGAGTTGGTTACTTCTAAAAAGCCATTGCCGCCAAACGTAGATTTTTATTCAGCTTCTGTTTATCATAGCTTAGGTATTGATCATGACTTATTCACACCTATTTTTGCTGTAAGTCGTGTATCAGGTTGGTTAGCACATATTTTAGAACAATATGAGAATAACCGTTTAATCAGACCTAGAGCAGAATATGTTGGACCTGATAAACAAGCATATATTCCAATGGATCAACGTGGATAA